One window of the Octopus sinensis linkage group LG3, ASM634580v1, whole genome shotgun sequence genome contains the following:
- the LOC115209327 gene encoding zinc finger protein 184-like: MTNRFGDQNGLIFISSSDNTVYPVQLIPNMSSEDNAPDSLTSRDNVFDKVPKLEWTNPPSEISDNNKDPYHSNSSQTSFQNNSDEQYYNFQTPKEELFNVQEMDCSIVLDEQHTDNILKNSETSMSKTKVLNCSRCMYQTSDKNNMTNHMRKHNSTFVCKICKTSFSVITSLIDHFNKQHPQDADDPSDLQHYCPMCPFQSIEKLEYDKHITRHETAAHTCSICGQPFAKQVSMKWHIKYKHGIEDSEEQQQQQRSNISETSTTAISDHNNTIAANTEKESKDLDFQNQTADMETDTKPFFKRFFCLYCPKNFSNKLYLKYHCWRNHKDRLYKSQWKEVQDLFQQNWNETDPTLIAKSLHAKNSPFQCPMCSFSSSYKSTVDRHIKKHNEAKYSCNICGMPFTVIGNLHHHKKVNHPEILIMNSLPNKRHKCALCIYSTGYKSTLERHLRTHGIAKYHCELCTMPFVFSGSFLTHRMLKHKMSSKDFEETIFTDKITDASSLTASSGKFIKRRKCPYCNALMPSASKLNRHLRTHRNAGYYCVCCSIFYTLRSEFENHMKVHLIAKGFNEVQCIGVTKGTKDLSNDTTGDDVDGSGKNHLVNSEQSDVRESSLSNEISNMNNVTELGNVDKNCDMYSNSSNANDSRNHLTAMAKDVVKIDLTEPVPTTNILLEQQQVLQNESQSYPPESYQNSLNINSAKKLMLSSPSQEITPSFDKPTTEENFHLTPSSRNSLVTSQDNYTIDRPAYVSQMSHEQYFETDKQDFRLNSDEVLFNSRKMYLTPQQQNNMNNSNPAEIQAQNPFSENNNDDMCACKLTPPIHGDVLINPPFKGRFAKLVSDFDDFASRPFACSLCFYRCSILKDLFDHVQNHLTGCTPVPVPNTAKFDTQNYIQGMNIDQNNQIQNNSLNISYI, encoded by the coding sequence ATGACAAACAGATTTGGTGACCAAAATGGTCTCATCTTTATCTCTTCTTCTGACAACACTGTTTACCCAGTTCAGCTGATTCCAAATATGTCCTCTGAAGATAATGCTCCTGATTCTCTTACTTCTAGAGACAATGTGTTCGACAAAGTGCCAAAGCTAGAATGGACAAATCCTCCATCAGAGATttctgacaataataaagatCCGTACCACTCAAACTCATCTCAGACATCTTTCCAAAATAATTCCGATGAACAGTATTACAATTTTCAAACACCGAAAGAGGAATTATTTAATGTCCAAGAAATGGATTGCAGTATTGTCTTAGATGAGCAACATACTGATAATATCTTGAAGAACTCTGAAACTTCAATGTCTAAGACAAAAGTCCTTAATTGTTCAAGGTGCATGTACCAAACCAGTGACAAGAATAACATGACTAACCACATGAGGAAACATAACTCAAcgtttgtttgtaaaatttgcaAAACTTCCTTTTCAGTAATAACATCCTTAATTGACCACTTCAACAAGCAGCACCCGCAAGATGCCGATGATCCATCTGATTTGCAGCATTACTGTCCCATGTGTCCGTTTCAAAGTATAGAGAAACTGGAATACGATAAACACATTACTCGGCATGAAACAGCCGCGCATACATGTTCCATTTGCGGTCAGCCGTTTGCGAAACAAGTTTCAATGAAATGGCACATCAAATATAAACATGGTATAGAAGACtctgaagaacaacaacaacaacaacgtagcAATATCTCAGAAACTTCTACAACAGCAATTTCAGATCACAATAATACAATTGCAgcaaacacagaaaaagaatCAAAAGATTTAGATTTCCAGAACCAAACCGCTGATATGGAAACTGATACCAAACCTTTTTTTAAACGgttcttttgtttgtattgtcCCAAGAACTTTAGTAATAAACTGTATTTGAAATATCACTGTTGGCGCAATCATAAGGATAgattatataaaagtcaatggAAAGAAGTCCAAGATTTATTTCAACAGAACTGGAATGAGACAGATCCTACATTAATTGCCAAAAGCCTTCATGCCAAGAATAGCCCTTTTCAGTGCCCAATGTGTTCCTTCAGTTCTTCTTACAAAAGCACTGTTGACCGTCATATTAAGAAGCATAATGAAGCCAAGTATTCTTGTAATATATGTGGCATGCCCTTTACTGTGATAGGCAATTTACATCATCATAAGAAAGTTAATCATCCCGAAATATTAATTATGAATTCACTGCCAAACAAGCGTCACAAATGTGCACTTTGCATCTATAGCACTGGCTATAAGTCTACACTTGAGCGTCACCTTAGAACACATGGAATTGCCAAGTACCACTGTGAGTTATGCACCATGCCGTTTGTCTTCTCCGGAAGCTTTTTGACACACAGAATGTTAAAACATAAAATGTCCTCAAAAGACTTTGAAGAAACCATTTTCACAGACAAAATAACTGATGCCAGTAGTTTAACAGCAAGCAGTGGTAAGTTCATAAAGAGGCGGAAATGCCCGTACTGCAATGCTCTGATGCCCAGTGCAAGCAAACTTAACCGGCATTTGCGCACACACAGGAACGCTGGTTATTATTGCGTTTGCTGCAGCATATTTTATACTTTGAGAAGTGAATTTGAAAACCACATGAAAGTGCATCTAATAGCAAAAGGTTTTAATGAAGTACAGTGTATTGGTGTTACGAAAGGTACTAAAGATTTATCCAATGACACAACCGGAGATGATGTCGACGGTTCGGGTAAGAATCACCTTGTTAATAGTGAGCAGTCTGATGTGAGAGAGTCTTCACTTTCAAATGAAATTAGCAATATGAATAATGTCACCGAACTAGGAAATGTCGACAAGAACTGTGATATGTACAGTAATTCAAGCAATGCCAATGATAGTAGAAATCATTTAACAGCAATGGCTAAAGATGTAGTCAAGATAGACTTAACCGAACCAGTGCCGACAACTAACATCCTTCTGGAACAACAGCAAGTTCTTCAGAATGAATCACAGTCTTACCCTCCTGAATCCTATCAGAATTCATTAAATATTAATTCTGCAAAGAAATTAATGCTTTCATCCCCAAGCCAAGAAATAACTCCTTCTTTTGATAAACCTACAACAGAAGAGAACTTTCATCTAACACCGTCTTCTAGAAATTCTTTGGTAACATCCCAAGACAATTACACTATTGATAGACCAGCTTATGTGTCCCAGATGTCTCATGAACAATATTTTGAGACGGACAAGCAAGACTTTAGACTGAATTCAGATGAAGTATTATTCAACAGCCGAAAAATGTACCTCACCcctcaacaacaaaacaatatgaaCAACTCAAACCCAGCAGAGATTCAAGCACAGAACCCTTTCTCTGAAAACAATAACGATGATATGTGTGCTTGTAAATTAACTCCACCGATCCATGGAGATGTACTCATCAATCCTCCATTCAAGGGACGATTTGCAAAATTAGTTTCTGACTTTGATGATTTTGCATCCCGTCCATTTGCTTGTTCTCTTTGTTTTTATCGTTGCAGCATTCTCAAAGACTTATTTGATCATGTACAGAACCATTTGACTGGCTGCACTCCTGTTCCAGTTCCAAACACTGCCAAGTTCGACACACAGAATTATATTCAAGGAATGAACATAGACCAAAATAATCAGAttcaaaataattctttaaacATTAGTTAtatttag